One window from the genome of Mycolicibacterium gadium encodes:
- a CDS encoding DUF3515 domain-containing protein, whose amino-acid sequence MIAAIAVAVAAIGAILVFAALRQTPPTEKPVAIVAVPAPYADSADCRTLVDALPERLGDFRRAAAADPAPPAAAAWRAAPDGEAVILRCGVDRPAEFVLGSPLQVVDKVSWFRVGEAGAGEDAGADQGRSTWFAVDRPVYVALTLPAGSGPTPIQEISRVITKSLPAKAVDPAPVG is encoded by the coding sequence ATGATCGCGGCGATCGCCGTGGCCGTCGCCGCCATCGGCGCGATCCTCGTCTTCGCGGCGCTTCGGCAGACCCCCCCGACTGAAAAGCCCGTCGCGATCGTCGCTGTGCCGGCACCGTACGCCGACAGCGCGGACTGTCGGACGTTGGTCGACGCACTGCCCGAACGCCTCGGCGACTTTCGGCGCGCCGCAGCTGCCGACCCGGCGCCACCGGCCGCCGCCGCGTGGCGTGCGGCTCCCGACGGCGAGGCCGTGATCCTGCGGTGTGGTGTGGACCGGCCCGCGGAGTTCGTCCTCGGCAGCCCCCTACAGGTGGTCGACAAGGTGTCGTGGTTCCGGGTGGGCGAAGCAGGGGCGGGCGAAGACGCAGGCGCCGACCAAGGGCGCAGCACATGGTTCGCCGTGGATCGTCCGGTGTACGTCGCCTTGACGCTGCCTGCGGGCTCGGGGCCCACGCCGATCCAGGAGATCTCGCGGGTCATCACGAAGTCGTTGCCCGCCAAGGCAGTTGACCCTGCACCAGTGGGTTAG
- a CDS encoding D-alanine--D-alanine ligase family protein, with translation MGAARRVRVAVVYGGRSSEHAISCVSAGSILRNLDPERFEVVAVGITPEGAWMLTDAEPDALAIADGRLPQVTGESGRELALAADPGRRGELLSVGRGAPEVLEAVDVVFPVLHGPYGEDGTIQGLLELAGVPYVGAGVLASASGMDKEFTKKLLAAEGLPIGYQVVLRSRQETLDLEQRERLGLPVFVKPARGGSSIGVSRVTAWDQLPAAIELARRHDPKVIVEAAVFGRELECGVLEFPDGRVEASTVGEIRVAGVRGREDSFYDFATKYLEDAAELDVPAKVDDSIADEVRQLAIRAFHAIDCQGLARVDFFLTDDGPIINEINTMPGFTTISMFPRMWAASGVDYPTLLATMVETARKRGTGLR, from the coding sequence TTGGGCGCGGCCCGGCGTGTTCGCGTCGCCGTCGTCTACGGCGGCCGCAGCTCTGAGCACGCGATCTCCTGCGTTTCCGCAGGCAGCATCTTGCGCAACCTCGATCCGGAACGCTTCGAAGTGGTCGCCGTCGGCATCACCCCTGAGGGCGCGTGGATGCTCACCGACGCGGAGCCCGACGCCCTGGCCATCGCCGACGGCCGGTTGCCGCAGGTCACCGGCGAGTCGGGAAGGGAGCTGGCCCTCGCCGCCGACCCGGGACGACGTGGTGAACTGTTGTCGGTCGGCCGCGGTGCCCCCGAGGTGCTGGAGGCCGTCGACGTGGTCTTCCCGGTGCTGCACGGCCCGTACGGCGAGGACGGCACGATCCAGGGGCTGCTCGAGCTGGCCGGGGTGCCCTACGTCGGTGCGGGCGTGCTCGCCAGCGCGTCGGGGATGGACAAGGAGTTCACCAAGAAGCTGTTGGCCGCGGAGGGCCTGCCGATCGGCTATCAGGTCGTGCTCCGGTCGCGGCAGGAGACGCTGGACCTGGAGCAACGCGAACGGCTCGGACTGCCTGTGTTCGTGAAGCCCGCGCGCGGTGGATCGTCGATCGGCGTGAGCCGGGTGACGGCGTGGGATCAGCTGCCCGCGGCGATCGAGCTGGCGCGGCGCCACGACCCCAAAGTGATCGTCGAGGCGGCAGTCTTTGGACGTGAATTGGAGTGCGGCGTACTGGAATTCCCCGACGGCCGCGTAGAAGCCAGCACTGTGGGTGAGATCCGGGTGGCGGGTGTCCGCGGTCGCGAAGACTCGTTCTACGACTTCGCGACGAAGTATCTCGAAGACGCCGCTGAGCTCGACGTCCCCGCCAAGGTCGACGACAGCATTGCAGATGAGGTGCGACAGTTGGCGATTCGCGCGTTCCACGCCATCGACTGCCAGGGTCTGGCCCGTGTCGATTTCTTCCTGACCGACGACGGCCCGATCATCAACGAAATCAACACGATGCCGGGATTCACCACCATCTCGATGTTTCCGAGGATGTGGGCGGCCAGCGGTGTCGACTACCCGACGCTGTTGGCCACCATGGTCGAAACAGCACGCAAGCGCGGCACCGGGCTCCGCTAA
- a CDS encoding cystathionine gamma-lyase encodes MDGLYGDSTRSVKAVGSEPVSGSPVVSPPVLASTFHLSPDETEPSDKYGRYSNPTWRQLESALAELEGAATALTFGSGMAAITAVLRVLAKPGTKLVVPADGYNQVRSYAREYLAPLGVTVVEVACAAMCAATADADVVLAETPVNPGLDVVDLHRLAMDCRRRGATLVVDNTTATPLGQQPLSLGADLVVASATKSLSGHSDLIAGYVAGSHPELMAAVEQERLLAGPILGPFEAWLVLRSLGSAGLRFERQCHNAQALAVMLLTHPAVRSVRYPGLPDDPSHQIAALQMKRFGGLVAIELDSAQAVHSLVERSALLISSTSFGGIHTSLDRRARWSDPVADGFARISLGIEDTDDLISDFEQALS; translated from the coding sequence GTGGACGGTCTATACGGCGATTCGACTCGCAGCGTCAAAGCAGTTGGCTCGGAACCGGTTTCGGGAAGCCCAGTCGTATCGCCTCCCGTGCTCGCGTCGACGTTTCATCTCTCCCCGGACGAGACGGAGCCGTCTGACAAGTACGGGCGGTATTCGAATCCCACGTGGCGACAACTGGAGTCGGCGCTCGCAGAACTCGAAGGAGCCGCCACCGCGTTGACGTTCGGTTCCGGGATGGCCGCCATCACCGCAGTGTTGCGTGTGCTGGCCAAGCCCGGCACCAAACTCGTGGTGCCTGCCGACGGCTACAACCAGGTTCGCAGCTATGCCAGGGAATACCTTGCACCACTTGGGGTCACGGTGGTGGAGGTGGCATGCGCTGCGATGTGTGCCGCAACCGCCGATGCGGACGTGGTGCTCGCGGAGACGCCGGTCAATCCCGGGCTCGATGTCGTCGATTTGCACCGGTTGGCGATGGACTGCCGGCGCCGGGGGGCGACGCTCGTGGTCGACAACACCACCGCGACGCCACTGGGCCAGCAGCCGCTGTCCCTCGGCGCCGACCTCGTCGTCGCCAGCGCGACGAAATCACTGTCGGGACACAGCGATCTGATTGCGGGATATGTCGCGGGCAGCCATCCGGAGTTGATGGCCGCCGTGGAGCAGGAGCGTCTGCTTGCCGGTCCAATTCTCGGTCCGTTCGAGGCGTGGCTGGTGTTGCGAAGTCTGGGCAGCGCGGGCCTGCGGTTCGAACGGCAGTGCCACAACGCACAAGCGCTCGCGGTGATGTTGCTCACTCATCCGGCGGTGCGCTCGGTCCGCTATCCCGGGTTGCCCGACGATCCGTCACACCAGATCGCGGCCCTGCAGATGAAGCGGTTCGGCGGGCTCGTCGCAATCGAACTGGACAGCGCGCAGGCCGTGCACTCCCTCGTGGAGCGCAGCGCGCTGCTGATCTCCTCGACGAGCTTCGGCGGCATCCACACCTCGCTGGACCGCCGCGCTCGCTGGAGCGATCCCGTCGCCGACGGATTCGCCCGGATCTCGCTGGGCATCGAGGACACCGACGACCTGATCAGCGATTTCGAACAGGCGTTATCCTGA
- a CDS encoding NAD(P)H-dependent glycerol-3-phosphate dehydrogenase — MVDAAVLGAGAWGTALAKVLADAGNEVRLWARRPELADEINRTHRNPFYLDDAELPETIRATSDPAEALTGACTVLLAVPAQSLRANLVQWAPLIGGDATLVSLAKGIELDTLMRMSQVIIQVTGADPSRVAVISGPNLASEIADEQPAATVVACSDSGRAVTLQRAFSTGYFRPYTNADVIGAEVGGACKNVIALASGMAAGVGLGENTAAAIITRGLAEIMRLGIALGAKPATLAGLAGVGDLVATCTSRRSRNRSFGERLGKGGTMESATRAADGHVAEGVTSCQSILALAASYDVEMPLTDAVNRVCHRGASVYEAVALLLGRSTKPE; from the coding sequence GTGGTCGACGCGGCAGTGCTGGGGGCCGGAGCTTGGGGAACGGCACTCGCCAAGGTCCTGGCGGACGCCGGCAATGAGGTGCGGTTGTGGGCCCGTCGGCCCGAGTTGGCCGACGAGATCAACCGCACCCATCGCAACCCGTTCTATCTCGATGACGCGGAGCTGCCGGAGACGATCCGCGCGACCAGCGATCCCGCCGAAGCGCTCACCGGGGCGTGCACGGTGTTACTTGCCGTGCCCGCTCAGTCGTTGCGGGCCAACCTCGTGCAGTGGGCTCCTCTGATCGGCGGCGACGCCACACTGGTAAGCCTGGCCAAAGGCATCGAGCTCGACACGTTGATGCGGATGAGCCAGGTGATCATTCAGGTCACCGGGGCAGACCCGTCGCGCGTCGCGGTGATCTCCGGGCCCAACCTCGCCAGCGAAATCGCCGATGAGCAACCGGCGGCCACCGTCGTCGCGTGCAGCGACTCCGGACGGGCCGTGACGCTGCAGCGTGCGTTCTCGACCGGATACTTCCGTCCGTACACCAATGCCGATGTCATCGGCGCCGAGGTCGGCGGTGCATGCAAGAACGTCATCGCGCTGGCGTCCGGCATGGCTGCCGGAGTCGGGCTGGGGGAGAACACCGCAGCAGCGATCATCACTCGCGGGCTCGCCGAGATCATGCGACTCGGAATCGCGTTGGGCGCCAAGCCGGCAACGCTGGCCGGCCTGGCGGGCGTCGGCGATCTCGTCGCGACCTGCACGTCACGGCGCTCCCGCAACCGCTCGTTCGGCGAACGGCTGGGCAAAGGCGGCACCATGGAGTCTGCGACGCGCGCCGCGGATGGCCACGTCGCAGAGGGTGTGACGTCGTGCCAGTCGATACTCGCACTTGCGGCCAGCTACGACGTCGAGATGCCGCTCACCGATGCCGTGAATCGGGTCTGCCACAGAGGCGCATCGGTGTATGAGGCGGTGGCACTCCTGCTAGGGCGCAGTACGAAACCGGAGTAG
- the cofC gene encoding 2-phospho-L-lactate guanylyltransferase, with translation MALVGGQSEADIGLVIAVKRLGAAKTRLAPVFSATTREAVVLAMLIDTITAAAAVPAVQSVTVVTPDDVAGDAARQLGARVLPDPTPQGHQNPLNNAIAAAEERVRPETSNIVVLQGDLPALQPQELGEAIAAGRAYPRSFVGDRHGTGTSALIALGVALDPRFGQDSADRHRHSGAIELTGAWPGLRCDIDTPDDLLVARRLGIGPTTAQAIAGVR, from the coding sequence ATGGCGCTCGTGGGCGGGCAATCGGAAGCCGATATCGGGCTGGTGATCGCGGTCAAACGCCTGGGCGCCGCGAAGACGCGGCTGGCACCGGTCTTCTCCGCGACCACCCGCGAAGCCGTCGTGCTGGCAATGCTGATCGACACCATCACCGCTGCCGCGGCCGTGCCGGCGGTGCAGTCCGTCACCGTGGTGACACCCGACGATGTAGCCGGCGACGCCGCCAGGCAGCTCGGTGCACGAGTGCTCCCCGATCCGACGCCGCAGGGCCATCAGAACCCGCTGAACAACGCCATCGCCGCGGCGGAGGAAAGGGTGCGGCCCGAGACGTCGAACATCGTTGTGCTGCAGGGAGATCTGCCCGCATTGCAACCGCAGGAGCTGGGCGAGGCGATCGCGGCCGGCCGCGCCTACCCCCGCAGCTTCGTCGGCGACCGCCACGGTACGGGCACCTCGGCGTTGATCGCCCTCGGCGTCGCGCTGGATCCGCGGTTCGGCCAGGACTCAGCCGACCGCCATCGCCATTCGGGCGCCATCGAGCTGACCGGCGCGTGGCCCGGGCTGCGCTGTGACATCGACACACCGGATGACCTGTTGGTAGCACGTCGACTCGGTATCGGCCCGACAACTGCGCAGGCCATCGCTGGTGTCAGGTAA